The Lolium perenne isolate Kyuss_39 chromosome 6, Kyuss_2.0, whole genome shotgun sequence genome segment GAAGTTCTTGTCGGAGCTGCAGAAGACGCCGTCCTGGTTCTGCGCCAGGATGAACTCCGACCTGCCCCTCCTCCTCCGGTGCCGGGCCACCGCCAGCTTCCGGTCCTGCCGTCCCTGCCCCTCCTGCGATTCCACGAGACAGAGACGAATCTCAGCAGCTAATCCCATCTCCCAGTCCGCTGGATTTGAAATTCAGAAGCGCGGATTAACTCGAGCGAAAGAGTGGGGATTGGATTAGCTCACGTTGGTGTAGAGCGAGTAGAGCGACACGCCTCTGGCTCCGGTGGCCTTCTCCCTGACGACGACGCAGGTGCACCTCCCGACGTCCAGCGGGAGCGGGCGGCACAGCAGCGCCCTGTTGGGGAGCGTGGCCCAGGACGCGGCCGGCGCCGCCTCGTTGTCGGAGAGGTCCCACGCCTCGTAGGACGACGAcgccggcggcggtggaggaggtggcAGCAGCTCCCTCCCCCTTGGCCCCATGAACACGGGCACTGCTGCCGGCGCCGCCAACGGCGGCTTTTCGTCCTCCATGCGGGCCTGCAGCGACGACGGCTTCAGCGGCGGCGACACCTTGGCAGCAGCAGGCGTCGCCGTCTTCTCCTCCTTTCCGGGGCCGAGATTGGAGGTGCCCTTGTTCTCCTTCTCGGCGGAGACCACTGGCGCGCGTGGTCGCGCAGCGGCGGTGGCAGGTGTGCCGGCGCCGGCGTTGCAGCTGAGAGGCCGCAGGGGCTTCCTCTTGGGCGGCGTGGCTGCCATGGCTAGAGCTTGAGTGGAGCTCTGGGTGTTTTCTCTCTGACTCTTGTGTGTCAC includes the following:
- the LOC127308079 gene encoding tubby-like protein 4; this translates as MAATPPKRKPLRPLSCNAGAGTPATAAARPRAPVVSAEKENKGTSNLGPGKEEKTATPAAAKVSPPLKPSSLQARMEDEKPPLAAPAAVPVFMGPRGRELLPPPPPPPASSSYEAWDLSDNEAAPAASWATLPNRALLCRPLPLDVGRCTCVVVREKATGARGVSLYSLYTNEGQGRQDRKLAVARHRRRRGRSEFILAQNQDGVFCSSDKNFLGTLGANLVGSKYQIWGQGNRIDELKSKRLLGVISFAPTITTLTGSFRSMKAWIPKNQSMQLKTSNSAQIQHIGGLPKDWQEKTSRADKLCSRSPFYNNITKRYELDFRERVGRMGYKVQTSVKNFQMTLEENGRQTILQLGRVGKSKYIMDFRYPLTGYQAFCICLASMDSKLCCTL